A genomic segment from Flavobacterium sp. 9R encodes:
- a CDS encoding NRDE family protein, with protein sequence MCTVSFVCTNGKVILTSNRDEKVNRPAIAPKRYCYNGKVVLFPKDPKAGGTWFAVSEGGVVVVLLNGAEEKHEVQPHYGKSRGLITLEICSANDTIQQWEILDLSAVEPFTLVVFENQKLFQLRWNGKMKTQQELSVSEKHIWSSATLYTPEIRTLRKQWFEAFIQENPNPTPEEVLHFHQSTQGNNKEFGLVIDRNNVLKTTSITQTVIESNKVTLGYNDLLQQQSQTNTFIII encoded by the coding sequence ATGTGCACAGTAAGTTTTGTCTGCACCAACGGAAAAGTAATCCTTACTTCGAATAGGGATGAAAAAGTAAATCGCCCAGCAATTGCACCCAAACGCTACTGTTATAACGGAAAAGTAGTGCTGTTTCCCAAAGACCCAAAAGCAGGTGGAACTTGGTTTGCCGTTTCGGAAGGTGGAGTGGTGGTGGTTTTGCTTAATGGTGCAGAAGAAAAACACGAAGTGCAACCCCATTACGGAAAAAGTCGAGGCTTAATTACATTGGAAATTTGTAGTGCAAATGACACTATTCAACAATGGGAAATCCTCGATTTAAGTGCTGTTGAACCGTTTACTTTGGTGGTTTTCGAAAACCAAAAGCTTTTCCAGTTGCGTTGGAATGGAAAAATGAAAACCCAACAAGAATTATCCGTTTCGGAAAAGCATATTTGGTCTTCAGCTACATTGTATACTCCAGAAATTCGAACACTTCGTAAACAATGGTTTGAGGCTTTTATCCAAGAAAATCCTAATCCAACCCCTGAAGAAGTGCTGCATTTTCATCAATCCACCCAAGGCAATAATAAAGAATTCGGGTTAGTAATCGACAGAAACAACGTATTGAAAACAACAAGCATTACTCAAACGGTTATTGAATCGAATAAAGTGACATTAGGCTACAATGATTTATTGCAACAGCAGAGTCAAACCAATACTTTTATCATCATTTAA
- a CDS encoding DinB family protein: MLTASVKNSLNELIGLLEQLSDTDYTFPCPELSGATIGEHTRHIIEMYQCLQKQYYTGVVNYDLRARNKQIQTDSLFAITQIEEVKANLDLENKPLVLQQVIDGQAITIESNYTRELLYNLEHCIHHQALIKVGLLHCQAIAIDDNFGVARSTIEYRKQCAQ; encoded by the coding sequence ATGTTGACTGCTTCTGTAAAAAATAGTTTGAATGAATTAATTGGCCTTTTGGAACAATTATCTGATACTGATTATACATTTCCTTGTCCTGAACTTAGCGGAGCCACTATTGGAGAACATACGCGTCACATCATCGAAATGTATCAATGCTTGCAAAAGCAATACTATACTGGAGTTGTAAATTATGATTTGAGAGCCAGAAACAAACAAATTCAAACCGATAGTCTTTTTGCCATCACTCAGATTGAGGAAGTAAAAGCCAACTTAGACTTAGAAAATAAACCTTTGGTTTTACAACAAGTAATAGATGGACAAGCGATTACTATCGAAAGCAATTACACCAGAGAACTTTTGTACAATTTAGAACATTGCATTCACCATCAGGCCTTAATAAAAGTTGGTTTGTTGCACTGTCAGGCGATTGCTATCGACGATAATTTTGGCGTGGCACGTTCTACCATTGAGTATAGAAAACAATGTGCACAGTAA
- a CDS encoding DoxX family protein encodes MKTTLLPWILRLIAAGILLQTLFFKFTGAPESVYIFSTLGIEPFGRIGSGVAELIAAVLLLIPRTTLVGALLSCGVMFGAIASHILILGYEVQNDGGTLFILALITFICSAALVFIYKNQIFNLLKLKL; translated from the coding sequence ATGAAGACCACTCTTTTACCTTGGATTTTGCGTTTGATAGCCGCTGGGATTTTGCTCCAAACCTTGTTTTTTAAGTTTACTGGGGCACCAGAAAGTGTTTATATTTTCTCCACCTTAGGCATCGAACCTTTTGGAAGAATTGGTTCTGGAGTAGCGGAGCTAATTGCAGCCGTTTTATTGCTGATTCCAAGAACTACTTTAGTAGGCGCTCTGTTGAGTTGCGGAGTAATGTTCGGAGCCATTGCATCACATATTTTGATTCTAGGGTATGAGGTGCAAAATGATGGCGGGACACTTTTTATTTTGGCTTTAATTACGTTTATTTGTTCGGCCGCATTGGTTTTTATTTATAAAAATCAGATTTTTAATCTGTTAAAACTCAAACTTTAA
- a CDS encoding YHS domain-containing (seleno)protein yields MKNILVILLLAFTTATTFAQSATKRAAEFNLEKKVGIQGYDPVGYFKLNKAVKGKAALATTYEGVTYYFSSPANKDSFVKNPAGFEPQYGGWCAYAMGSSGEKVEINPETFKIVEGKLYLFYNAFFNNTLKSWNKEEAQLKVKADSNWKKIIK; encoded by the coding sequence ATGAAAAATATACTTGTAATACTGTTATTGGCCTTTACAACGGCTACGACTTTTGCTCAAAGCGCTACTAAACGTGCAGCAGAATTTAATTTAGAAAAAAAGGTAGGGATTCAGGGGTATGATCCTGTGGGGTATTTCAAACTAAACAAAGCAGTAAAAGGCAAAGCAGCTTTGGCGACTACTTACGAAGGGGTTACCTATTATTTCTCCTCTCCAGCCAATAAAGATAGTTTTGTCAAAAATCCAGCGGGTTTTGAACCGCAATATGGAGGTTGGTGTGCTTATGCTATGGGAAGTTCGGGTGAAAAAGTAGAAATCAATCCCGAAACTTTCAAGATTGTAGAAGGCAAATTGTATCTGTTTTATAATGCCTTTTTTAATAATACTTTGAAAAGTTGGAATAAAGAAGAAGCCCAATTGAAAGTAAAGGCTGATTCGAATTGGAAAAAAATCATTAAATAA
- a CDS encoding peroxiredoxin-like family protein, whose translation MKKLLVLAFISIVGISNAQNELPKTALEIAPLLIGEKIPAVTLLSSEGKTVNLLDSIQRQKTIVVFYRGGWCPYCNIQLAALGQNEQELLALGFQIIAVSPDAPAALLQTDQKEKLNYLLLSDSKGELSKAMGLAFQAPENYKPIITKGSEGVNTTFLPVPAVFFVGTNGLIQFEHITPDFKNRISSELLVAVAKALK comes from the coding sequence ATGAAAAAATTACTTGTATTAGCGTTTATTTCAATTGTCGGAATCTCAAATGCGCAAAACGAACTTCCAAAAACGGCTTTGGAGATTGCTCCATTATTGATTGGCGAAAAAATCCCAGCTGTTACCTTACTTTCTTCGGAAGGGAAAACGGTAAATCTTCTTGATAGTATCCAAAGACAAAAAACAATAGTAGTGTTTTACCGAGGCGGATGGTGTCCGTATTGCAATATTCAATTAGCAGCATTAGGTCAAAATGAACAAGAGTTGTTGGCGTTAGGTTTTCAAATCATTGCAGTGAGTCCAGATGCTCCCGCGGCATTACTTCAAACAGACCAAAAGGAAAAATTGAATTATTTACTATTATCGGATAGCAAAGGAGAATTGTCCAAAGCGATGGGCTTGGCATTTCAAGCGCCAGAAAACTACAAACCTATTATTACCAAAGGATCCGAAGGAGTAAATACTACTTTCTTGCCTGTTCCTGCAGTTTTCTTTGTCGGAACCAATGGACTGATTCAGTTTGAACACATCACACCTGATTTTAAAAATAGAATTTCTTCGGAATTGTTGGTGGCAGTTGCCAAAGCTTTAAAATAG
- a CDS encoding Crp/Fnr family transcriptional regulator has product MYEELKYWYLRDHKLFWTLNGSQLKQLCIITGFKKAKKGEIIYFSSSELPRVFLLKKGNIKIVSVDEDGNETIKDIIQKGDLFGELELDSDKNSNEYAKALTDEIIICSFLLSDFENLLLEHPSLALSYTKFVGLKMKRIKNNYANLISKDAKTRLLTFLKEWAERDGKTIDNRIVIENYLTQNDIAQIICTSRQTATQLLNELEEKGILYYSRKEIIIEDISLL; this is encoded by the coding sequence ATGTATGAAGAATTAAAATATTGGTATCTGCGTGATCACAAGTTGTTTTGGACCTTAAACGGGAGCCAATTGAAACAATTATGCATAATTACAGGTTTTAAAAAAGCCAAAAAGGGAGAGATTATTTATTTTTCTTCTTCTGAATTGCCTCGTGTTTTTTTGCTCAAAAAAGGAAATATCAAAATTGTTTCTGTAGACGAAGACGGCAATGAAACCATTAAAGATATTATTCAAAAAGGGGATTTGTTTGGCGAGTTAGAATTGGATAGCGACAAAAACTCGAATGAATACGCCAAAGCACTAACCGACGAAATTATTATTTGCAGTTTTTTGCTCTCTGATTTCGAGAACTTATTGTTGGAACATCCTTCCTTGGCGCTGTCTTATACGAAGTTTGTAGGCTTAAAAATGAAACGCATCAAAAACAATTATGCGAATTTGATTTCTAAAGATGCCAAAACACGCTTGCTCACTTTTCTAAAAGAATGGGCGGAGCGAGATGGAAAAACCATTGACAATCGCATCGTTATTGAGAATTACCTTACCCAAAACGATATCGCCCAAATTATTTGCACCTCCAGACAAACTGCAACGCAATTGCTCAATGAGTTGGAAGAAAAAGGTATTCTATACTACAGCAGGAAAGAAATTATTATTGAGGATATCTCGCTTTTGTAG
- a CDS encoding acyl-CoA dehydrogenase family protein produces MDFNLTEEHLMIQQAARDFAQTELLPGVIERDEHSKFPTEQVKKMAELGFLGMMVDPKYGGAGLDSISYVLAMTEIAKVDASAAVIMSVNNSLVCAGLEKYCSEEQKMKYLVPLAKGDVIGAFCLSEPEAGSDATSQKTTAIDMGDHYLLNGTKNWITNGGTASTYLVIAQTDIEKGHKGINAFIVEKGWAGFEIGPKEKKMGIRGSDTHSLLFTDVKVPKENRIGADGFGFAFAMNVLNGGRIGIASQALGIATGAYELALKYSQERKAFGKEIFKHQAIAFKLADMYVKITAAKLLIMKAACEKDAGQDIAHSGAMAKLYASEIALEVANEAVQIHGGNGYVAEYHVERMMRDSKITQIYEGTSEIQRIVISRGLVS; encoded by the coding sequence ATGGATTTTAATCTTACTGAAGAGCATTTAATGATTCAGCAGGCAGCAAGAGATTTTGCTCAAACGGAATTGCTACCTGGAGTAATAGAAAGAGACGAACATTCTAAGTTCCCAACGGAGCAAGTAAAAAAAATGGCAGAACTAGGATTTTTGGGAATGATGGTAGACCCAAAATATGGTGGCGCTGGATTGGATAGCATTTCTTATGTTTTAGCGATGACAGAGATTGCCAAAGTAGATGCCTCTGCAGCAGTAATTATGTCTGTAAACAATTCATTAGTTTGTGCAGGATTAGAAAAGTATTGCAGCGAAGAGCAAAAAATGAAGTATTTGGTTCCTCTTGCAAAAGGAGACGTTATCGGTGCTTTTTGTTTGTCAGAGCCTGAAGCTGGTTCGGATGCTACTTCTCAAAAGACGACCGCAATTGATATGGGAGACCATTACTTATTAAATGGTACTAAAAACTGGATTACTAACGGAGGAACTGCTTCTACCTATTTAGTAATCGCTCAAACCGATATCGAAAAAGGACACAAAGGAATCAATGCTTTTATCGTAGAGAAAGGTTGGGCTGGATTTGAAATCGGTCCAAAAGAAAAGAAAATGGGAATTCGAGGAAGTGATACGCACTCCTTATTATTTACGGATGTAAAAGTTCCTAAAGAAAACAGAATTGGTGCTGACGGTTTCGGATTTGCTTTTGCTATGAACGTGTTGAACGGAGGTAGAATCGGAATTGCTTCTCAAGCCTTAGGAATTGCAACAGGAGCTTATGAATTAGCGTTGAAATATTCGCAAGAGCGTAAAGCATTTGGAAAAGAAATTTTCAAACACCAAGCTATTGCTTTTAAATTAGCTGATATGTATGTGAAAATTACAGCTGCCAAATTGTTAATTATGAAAGCAGCTTGCGAAAAAGATGCTGGACAAGATATTGCACATTCTGGAGCTATGGCTAAATTATATGCTTCTGAAATTGCATTAGAAGTAGCGAACGAAGCAGTTCAAATTCACGGTGGAAACGGATATGTGGCAGAATACCACGTAGAGCGTATGATGCGTGATTCTAAAATTACTCAAATTTATGAAGGAACTTCTGAAATCCAACGTATTGTGATTTCGAGAGGTTTGGTTTCGTAA
- a CDS encoding chalcone isomerase family protein: MRKSITLTVVLFLTLSFSNVFSQEKFSLNGVTVPRTIDFENQKLQLNGFGSRTKFWTEVYVQALYLTVLSEDAKDILDSDTNMGIRLQITSSLVSSQKLSKSLHKGIVKSIGEENLPKFKTQLDLLEKLLNREATVENDAFNLIYSSTEKSILVYKNNQLEGKIPGFDFKKAFFGIWLSNNPVDAELKDALLGKVK; encoded by the coding sequence ATGAGAAAATCAATTACATTAACCGTAGTTTTATTTTTAACCCTTTCATTTTCAAACGTATTCTCACAAGAAAAATTTTCCCTCAATGGTGTAACCGTTCCTAGAACCATCGATTTTGAAAATCAAAAATTACAATTAAATGGGTTCGGCTCTCGAACTAAATTCTGGACAGAAGTTTACGTACAAGCATTATACTTAACTGTTTTGTCTGAAGATGCCAAAGACATTTTAGATAGCGATACCAATATGGGAATTCGTTTGCAAATCACTTCTTCGTTAGTGAGTTCACAAAAATTATCCAAATCTCTTCACAAAGGAATTGTAAAATCAATTGGTGAAGAAAATTTACCAAAATTTAAAACGCAACTTGATTTATTAGAAAAACTATTAAATCGAGAAGCTACTGTCGAAAATGACGCTTTCAATTTGATTTATTCTTCTACAGAAAAATCGATTTTAGTTTACAAAAACAACCAATTAGAAGGAAAAATTCCTGGTTTTGATTTCAAAAAAGCCTTTTTCGGAATTTGGTTGTCGAACAATCCTGTAGATGCAGAACTTAAAGATGCACTCTTAGGAAAAGTAAAATAA
- a CDS encoding alpha/beta hydrolase — MKLKKVIQKNIGFYFNILAYVHPKMLQRKGFALFCNPFAHKVKPHQMQFLEKGISEVIEYENYKIQTYKWGNGSKKILFVHGWASHSFRWKKYVEQLLQQDFTVYALDAPAHGLSTGKMIHVVLYAQVIDMFLQRKPDVTAIVSHSIGGFATTYYLDHYKSHNIEKVIIMGAPGEASDFFDFYKKTLGLSSKTLEIIVKEFELQLGQLPSYFSTAKFAEHLTIPALIIHDKGDEATHHHYSIRLNKHWKNSQLVLTEGLGHDLKSKEVIQMVVNFVN, encoded by the coding sequence ATGAAATTAAAGAAAGTGATTCAAAAAAATATAGGATTTTACTTTAATATTTTAGCCTATGTTCACCCAAAAATGCTACAGCGAAAAGGTTTCGCACTTTTTTGTAACCCCTTTGCTCACAAAGTGAAGCCACACCAAATGCAATTTTTGGAAAAAGGTATTTCTGAGGTAATTGAGTATGAAAACTATAAAATCCAAACCTATAAATGGGGGAATGGTTCCAAAAAAATACTATTTGTACACGGTTGGGCAAGTCATTCCTTTAGATGGAAAAAATATGTAGAGCAGTTGTTGCAACAAGACTTTACCGTTTATGCGCTAGATGCTCCTGCCCACGGATTGTCTACTGGAAAAATGATTCACGTTGTTTTGTATGCTCAAGTCATCGATATGTTTTTGCAAAGGAAGCCAGATGTTACTGCTATTGTGAGTCATTCCATTGGAGGATTTGCTACAACCTATTATTTAGACCATTACAAGTCCCACAATATTGAAAAAGTGATTATAATGGGCGCTCCTGGTGAAGCCTCTGATTTTTTTGACTTTTATAAAAAAACGCTGGGTTTGAGTTCAAAAACTTTGGAGATAATTGTCAAGGAGTTTGAATTACAATTGGGACAATTGCCTAGCTATTTTTCTACTGCAAAATTTGCTGAGCATCTTACTATTCCAGCTTTAATCATTCACGATAAAGGAGATGAAGCAACGCATCATCATTATTCTATTCGCTTAAACAAACACTGGAAAAACAGCCAACTGGTCTTAACCGAAGGATTGGGTCACGATTTGAAAAGTAAGGAGGTAATTCAGATGGTAGTCAATTTTGTCAACTAG
- a CDS encoding TetR/AcrR family transcriptional regulator: MKSSEITKSKVLQEAITLFNTKGYRATSLSDITNATGLTKGAIYRHFENKEQLEIEAFQNMMHSIFNTLQKRIKAESNTRDKLFCVLELFQGYINNPFFSGGCPLLNVSTEVDDTTMVLKDKALQALTVFRNSIETIVINGKTHKEVNAIVNEKLVAIVMISSLEGAIMMSKLQDSNSDIEAVVKHLKNWIVADVLL, encoded by the coding sequence ATGAAGTCGTCAGAAATTACAAAAAGCAAGGTGCTACAAGAAGCAATTACTCTTTTTAATACAAAAGGGTATCGGGCTACTTCATTGAGTGACATTACCAATGCCACTGGATTGACGAAAGGTGCTATTTATCGCCATTTTGAAAATAAAGAGCAATTGGAAATTGAAGCGTTTCAAAATATGATGCATTCGATTTTCAATACATTGCAAAAAAGAATCAAAGCAGAAAGCAACACAAGGGACAAGTTGTTCTGTGTTTTGGAGCTATTTCAAGGCTACATTAATAATCCTTTTTTTAGTGGTGGTTGTCCTTTACTGAATGTGTCAACAGAAGTTGATGACACCACAATGGTGCTAAAAGACAAAGCGTTACAAGCTTTAACCGTATTTAGAAATTCTATTGAGACGATTGTTATCAACGGTAAAACACATAAAGAGGTCAATGCTATTGTGAACGAAAAATTGGTAGCCATTGTTATGATTTCCTCGCTTGAAGGTGCTATTATGATGAGCAAATTGCAGGATTCTAATAGTGACATTGAGGCGGTTGTGAAGCATCTAAAAAATTGGATAGTGGCCGATGTATTATTATAA
- a CDS encoding Glu/Leu/Phe/Val dehydrogenase dimerization domain-containing protein has protein sequence MKDLLKKFENKQPEIIFNWKDSETEAEGWTVINSLRGGAAGGGTRMRKGLDMNEVLSLAKTMEVKFSVSGPAIGGAKSGINFDPNDPRKKGVLQRWYKAVSPLLKSYYGTGGDLNVDEIHEVIPMTEECGVWHPQEGVFNGHFKPTEADKINRIGQLRQGVIKVIENPKFSPDVTKKYTVADMITGYGVAQAVGHYYSIYGGDIKGKKAIVQGFGNVGSAAAFYLAEMGAKIVGIIDRDGGLINENGFSFEEIRTLFLNKDGNKLVSENMIPFEEINQKIWTIGAEVFTPCAASRLVTQSQIDSLIANGLEVISCGANVPFADKEIFFGPIMEDVDHKVSLIPDFISNCGMARVFAYFMEKKVQMTDEAIFQDTSETIKNAIVKAHALSNAKTNISATAFEIALKQLV, from the coding sequence ATGAAAGATTTATTAAAGAAATTCGAAAATAAACAGCCTGAAATCATCTTCAATTGGAAAGATTCTGAAACCGAGGCCGAAGGATGGACTGTAATCAATTCCTTACGCGGAGGTGCTGCTGGTGGAGGTACAAGAATGAGAAAAGGATTGGATATGAACGAGGTTTTGTCTTTGGCCAAAACGATGGAAGTAAAATTCTCTGTTTCAGGACCAGCAATTGGTGGTGCCAAATCAGGTATCAACTTTGACCCTAACGACCCAAGAAAAAAAGGCGTTTTGCAACGTTGGTACAAAGCGGTTTCTCCTTTATTAAAAAGTTATTATGGAACCGGTGGCGATTTGAATGTAGACGAAATCCACGAAGTAATCCCAATGACCGAAGAATGTGGCGTTTGGCATCCTCAAGAAGGCGTTTTTAACGGACACTTCAAACCTACCGAAGCTGATAAAATCAATCGCATCGGGCAATTGCGCCAAGGTGTAATCAAAGTAATCGAAAACCCAAAATTCTCCCCTGATGTAACTAAGAAATACACCGTTGCCGATATGATTACTGGTTATGGCGTTGCTCAAGCTGTTGGACATTATTACAGCATTTACGGTGGCGATATCAAAGGTAAAAAAGCGATTGTTCAAGGCTTTGGAAACGTAGGTTCAGCAGCAGCTTTTTATTTGGCTGAAATGGGAGCCAAAATCGTGGGAATCATTGATAGAGACGGAGGATTAATCAACGAAAATGGTTTCTCTTTCGAAGAAATCAGAACCTTATTCCTGAACAAAGACGGCAACAAATTGGTTTCAGAAAATATGATTCCATTCGAAGAAATAAACCAAAAAATATGGACTATTGGCGCAGAAGTTTTCACTCCTTGTGCTGCCTCTCGTTTGGTTACCCAATCTCAAATTGACAGTTTGATTGCGAACGGACTCGAAGTAATCTCTTGTGGCGCGAACGTTCCTTTTGCCGACAAAGAAATTTTCTTTGGCCCAATTATGGAAGATGTAGACCACAAAGTAAGCTTGATTCCAGACTTTATTTCCAACTGTGGAATGGCTAGAGTTTTCGCCTATTTTATGGAGAAAAAAGTACAAATGACCGACGAAGCCATCTTTCAAGACACGTCCGAAACCATCAAAAATGCTATCGTAAAAGCACACGCTTTAAGCAATGCTAAAACCAATATCAGCGCGACGGCTTTCGAAATCGCTTTGAAACAATTGGTTTAA
- a CDS encoding MotA/TolQ/ExbB proton channel family protein, which yields MSLALQADTLSTAPTSIPATVPTEKTLSIIELLTSGGLAGQLIMVSLFLMLFVALYLYFERLMAIKAASTIDVSFMTQIREHIRSGKIDTAKLLCAQTHSPVAKLIEKGISRIGKSLDDINTAIENAGKLEIYKLEKNVSLLATISGAGPMTGFLGTVVGMIQAFHKMATGGGQIEVGALSEGIYTAMTTTVVGLIVGIIAYVGYNHLVVKTDKIVHQMEAHAVDFLDLLNDPA from the coding sequence ATGAGTTTAGCATTACAAGCCGATACCTTATCTACTGCTCCAACAAGTATCCCAGCAACAGTACCAACAGAAAAAACATTATCCATAATTGAACTATTAACTAGTGGCGGATTAGCCGGCCAACTCATTATGGTTTCTCTGTTTTTAATGCTTTTTGTTGCTCTCTATCTGTATTTTGAACGTTTAATGGCAATAAAAGCAGCCTCAACAATAGATGTTTCTTTTATGACCCAAATTCGAGAACACATTCGAAGTGGTAAAATTGATACTGCCAAATTACTTTGTGCGCAAACCCATTCGCCAGTAGCTAAACTTATAGAAAAAGGGATTTCAAGAATTGGCAAGTCACTTGATGACATTAATACCGCAATAGAAAACGCTGGAAAATTAGAAATTTACAAACTAGAAAAAAATGTGAGCTTACTGGCAACAATTTCAGGTGCAGGTCCAATGACTGGGTTTTTAGGAACCGTTGTTGGTATGATTCAAGCTTTTCACAAAATGGCGACTGGTGGTGGACAAATTGAAGTAGGAGCCTTATCAGAAGGAATTTATACCGCTATGACTACAACCGTTGTTGGTTTGATTGTAGGTATTATTGCCTATGTAGGCTACAACCACTTGGTGGTTAAAACCGACAAAATTGTTCACCAAATGGAAGCACACGCGGTTGATTTTCTCGATTTATTGAATGACCCAGCTTAA
- a CDS encoding biopolymer transporter ExbD, with protein sequence MNLRGRNKVSAEFNMSSMTDIVFLLLIFFMLTSTMVTTNALDLVLPKAKGKTDNNKSISVSITKNLTYYIDKTPVAESEIETQVLSLLKGETSKSIVLRAEEGVPIEKAVAILDIANRNQIKVVLAVNPK encoded by the coding sequence ATGAACTTAAGAGGAAGAAATAAAGTTAGTGCAGAGTTCAATATGTCATCTATGACGGATATTGTTTTTTTGTTGTTAATATTTTTTATGTTAACCTCCACTATGGTCACCACAAACGCATTAGACTTAGTGTTACCAAAGGCAAAAGGAAAAACAGACAACAATAAAAGTATATCAGTAAGCATTACTAAAAATCTAACTTATTACATAGACAAAACACCAGTAGCAGAAAGTGAAATTGAAACACAAGTACTTTCACTACTCAAAGGCGAAACTTCCAAATCTATTGTTTTGCGTGCCGAAGAAGGCGTACCCATAGAAAAAGCGGTTGCCATTCTAGACATTGCCAATCGAAATCAAATAAAAGTTGTTTTGGCAGTCAACCCAAAGTAA
- a CDS encoding energy transducer TonB, with the protein MKYLETKEEKKAFTFTSILFVMLFFMFFFLGLTSLDPPPENGITINFGTSETGNGDVQPIKPIATSPQPVASTSKQSSAEEELITQETEEAIVLNENKKKTTEKENSKDTPKTKPIESPKPSKSTTDALSSLINGPKNPGKASEGEGNDLKGGDKGHINGNPYANSYYGSGNGNGGNGNSWGLNGRKISTRGKEIPKCNETGTVVIQITVNQNGNVIAAKPTKGTTNTNPCLIEPAIMTAKKHKWLADANAPEAQIGFITIHFKLGE; encoded by the coding sequence ATGAAATATTTAGAAACAAAAGAAGAAAAAAAAGCATTTACCTTCACATCAATCCTTTTTGTGATGCTGTTTTTTATGTTCTTTTTCCTCGGTTTAACCTCTTTAGATCCACCTCCAGAAAATGGTATTACCATTAATTTTGGCACTTCTGAAACTGGCAATGGAGATGTACAACCAATTAAACCAATTGCTACCTCTCCTCAACCTGTAGCATCCACAAGTAAACAATCTTCTGCAGAAGAAGAACTGATAACTCAAGAAACCGAAGAAGCAATTGTATTAAATGAAAATAAAAAGAAAACAACAGAAAAAGAAAACTCCAAAGACACTCCTAAAACAAAACCCATAGAAAGCCCTAAGCCCTCCAAAAGCACTACAGATGCTTTATCTAGCTTGATTAACGGCCCTAAAAATCCAGGAAAAGCAAGCGAAGGAGAAGGGAATGACTTGAAAGGAGGAGACAAAGGACACATAAACGGCAATCCTTATGCAAATAGTTATTATGGTTCTGGAAATGGAAATGGAGGAAATGGAAACTCTTGGGGACTCAATGGCAGGAAAATCAGTACTCGTGGTAAAGAAATTCCAAAATGCAATGAAACTGGAACGGTTGTCATTCAAATCACTGTAAACCAAAACGGGAATGTGATTGCCGCAAAACCAACTAAAGGAACCACTAATACCAATCCCTGCCTAATTGAACCTGCGATTATGACAGCTAAAAAACACAAATGGCTCGCAGACGCTAATGCTCCTGAAGCTCAAATCGGATTCATTACCATCCATTTTAAACTGGGAGAATAA